The following is a genomic window from Caproiciproducens sp. CPB-2.
TAGACGGACTTGCGGCCTGCATTTCCTCCCGCATCGTTTCGTCGTTTGACCAGTTGTAAAACCGGTTCATTTGAAAATTGACGCTTACATCCGGATGCATCTGAAAAAGTCCAACAGGAAAATCTTTAGTCGTCCATTTTTTATCCATAATATCGGCCTCCTTTAGAATTTTACATCCAAAGTATAAGCGTTAAATCGGGTCGCCGCAATGATTGATCCGTATGCAAATGTAGCTTATACGATATACAGGCAGAAAGTGTAGATTCAGATAAAAGATGATAGACAGGTGGTATGAAAATGTCCAGTGAACAGGATCTGCGTGTGATGAAAACCCTGACGTTTATAAGAAACTCCTTTATAGAGCTGATGGATGAAAAGGGGTTCCGCAATCTTACCGTAAATGATATTGCAGACAAAGCAAGGATCAGCCGTTCCACTTTTTACCTGCATTATGCCGATAAGTATGAACTGCTGAATAAAGTGACGGATGAAGCAATCTCATCCATATTGAGCCTGGTGGAGCCTGAAGAGCATATTGTCCACGGAAGTCTGAATTACGATGGCTTTCGGGAAAATCTGAATGCTATCTTTCATTCGATTGAAAAAGATTCTTTGCTTTATAAACTCATTTTAAATGATAACGAACATTTGGGGTTTTGCAGAAAGTGCGAAGATGTTCTGAAAACTAAGTTGGAAGAAAGTTTTGAAGGAGAAATTCAGGTTTCGAGAGATTTGTTCTTTGAGTTGATGGCCTCTTTCTATATTTCGTTGGCAAGATGGTGGCTGAATCACGACATGAAGTACTCACCGTCGTTTTTGGCGAAAGAGATGGTGAATTTTCTGACCGTCGTGCCATGCAACCTGATCGGGGTTACCACAGAAGATTCCGGCCCTCCAAATATTTCGGCGCAGGCTGCAGGAGATAAGACGGATGTGGACAGGAGAACGAAGCCGCAGAATGGAACGGCGGGTAAAATGGTCATCGATTCAAAATAAAAACGGAACCGGAAGGAAAAGGTGGTTAGTGTAATGAAAAAGGCTTTGATTGTCGTGGACTATCAAAAGGATTTTGTCAACGGAAGCCTCGGATTTCCAAAAGCGGAAACACTTGACGAGGCGATCGCCGCCAAAATTCGGGAATACCGCTCTTCCGGCGGCGACATCATCGTTACGCTGGATACTCATGCGGAAAATTATCTGGAAACCCAGGAAGGCAAAAATCTTCCTGTGGTCCATTGTGTCCGCGGAACAGGTGGATGGGACCTGTTCGGTGAAACGGCAAAGCAGATTCGGGAAACGGACCGGAATTTTGAAAAGGGAACTTTCGGTTCGCTGGCGCTGGCGGAATATCTGAAAGAACAGGGGTATGAGCAGGTTGAACTGGTCGGCGTGGTGTCCAACATCTGTGTGATTTCCAACGCCGTGCTGGCAAAGGCGGCCCTTCCCGAATCACTGATTGTAGTGGATGCCGCTTGTACGGGGAGCAGCGATGATGCGATGAATGAAAAAGCCCTGGACGTGATGGATGGCCTTCAGATCAAGATTATCAACCGCCGGTAAGCAACATTTCGGTCGGACCTTCTATTAGCCATATGTTTTGAAACAGGTAAGGGAGTAAAACACTGCTAAACTCCAATTGCCTGTCAGGATATGCAGCTGCGGCTGCTTTTCCCTTATGATCTTTAAAACAGTTATGGTTGACAGCATATCTTGGATATGATATACTGTGAACGTTGTTAGCTAACAGCGTTCACAAGGAGAGAATTATGCCGAAAAGCAAAACGGAAAGCTACCCTAAAATTATTTTGGCTGCGAAAGAAGAGTTTTTGAAAAAGGGCTTTGAGCAGGCATCCCTGCGGGACATTGCTGCCAAGGCCGGCATGAGTGCCGCAGGACTCTACCGCCATTTTGCCGATAAGGAAGCGCTGTTTGCCGCTTTGGTGAACCCGCTGCTTAATCAGCTTGATGGGGTCTACGACTCTATCCGGAAGCGGGACTATGAATATCTGAAAACCGGTTCTCTGGACGAAATGTGGAGAGACAGTGCGGAAATCCGTTATTTTCTGGATCTGATTTACGGCCATTTTGAGGAATTCAAGCTTTTACTCTGCTGTTCTTCCGGGACAAAATACGAAAATTTCATTCACGACTTTGTAGTGCTTGAACAAAAAGAAACGCTGGAATACATGGAAACCGCCCGGAAGAAGGGAATTCCCGTCCGTGAAATAGAGCCGCGGGAACTGCATCTTTTGCTCAGCGCTTATGCCACCGCGATTTTTGAAGTAGTTGTGCATGATTTTTCGAAAGAAGAAGCTGCGCATTATCTTTTAACGCTGCAGGCATTTTTCTATCCCGGCTGGCGGGCTGTTCTGGGGCTGTAATCCGCAGCCCCATTTCTTTTACATATCGGTTAGCAACAGCTAACTATACTGGAGGTGCTACATGAACGAAAAACAGGAAAACCCAATCAGATACCTCTTCCGGTTTGTGGGAGAGGAAAAAGGAAAGATGACAATCTCCGTAATCCTGGCAACCCTGGGGGAATTGTTCGGGATGCTGCCGTTTCTGGCGGCGGCTATGCTCGCCAACGAGGTGTACGCCGGAACGGCAACCGTAAAAAGTGCGTTGCTGTGGGCGGGAGGCGCCGCGTTGGGGATTATGATGCGCACATTTCTATGCACCAGATCTTCGGCAAAAAGCCACCGCATTGCGTTCACTATTTTAAGGAATATCCGTCGTTCCATTGCCGATAAGATGCGCCGTGTACCGCTTGGTGTTATGCTGGAGACTCCGTCCGGCGTTTACAAGACCCTGATGGTTGACAACGTGGGCAAGCTGGAGGACTCCATCGCCCACATCATCCCGGAAACGCCCTCGCAGGTTGCGGCAATGGCGTCCTGTCTGATTTTGATTTTTGTGCTGGACTGGCGGATGGGGCTTGCATCCCTTATCACCCTGCCGCTTTCCGTCCCTTTCATTTTCGGAATGATGCGCGGATATGGTGAAAAGATGAAAACATACCTGCGCTCCGGCAACGAGATGAATGCGGCGCTGGTGGAATATGTGGGCGGCATTCAGGTAATCAAGGCTTTTGGAAGAACCGGGGCTTCGTTTGGAAAATTTTCCGATGCGGTGGACTTTTTCCACGACAGCACGCTGGACTGGTGGCGTCAGTGCTGGTTCTGGATGGCGGTGGTCAAGGCGATTCTCCCTTCTACGCTGTTGGGAAGCCTGCCGGTCGGCGCTCTGCTGTATATGCACGGCGAGATTACGCTGCCGGTTTTCATTGCCTGCATTGTAATCCCCATCGGCTTTATCGCGCCGTTCATGAAGCTGGCCTTCGGCAGTGAACAGCTGACCACCATCGCGGCGAACCTGAAGCCGATCCGGGAGTTCTTTGCCACATCGGAGCAGACGCGCCCCGAAGAGCGCGTGACGCTTCGCGACAACTCCTATTCGTTTGAAAATGTCTCCTTTTCCTATGACGCTTCCAAGGAAGTGCTGCACGGCGTCTCGTTCCGGACACAGCCCGGAACGATGACCGCGATCGTAGGGCCCTCCGGTTCGGGAAAATCCACCATTGCCAAGCTGATGGCTGGATTTTGGGACGCTACGGGCGGTACGGTGCGCTACGGCGGCAAGGATATTCAGGAAATTCCGTTTGACCAGATGATGGAGGAAATCGGCTATGTGGCGCAGGATAATTTCCTGTTTGATAAATCCATCCGGGAAAATATCCGCATCGGCAATCCGAAGGCTTCCGATGCGGAAGTGGAGGCTGCGGCAAAAGCGGCCAACTGCCACAATTTTATTTTGCAGCTCCCGCATGGCTACGATACGCGGGCCGGGGATGCGGGGGACCGCCTCTCCGGCGGGGAACGCCAGCGTATTACCATTGCGCGGGCGATGCTGAAAAAATCCTCCGTGGTCATTTTAGACGAAGCCACCGCCTATGCCGATCCGGAAAGCGAAGCTCAGATTCAGCAGGCTGTGGGGCGGCTGGTACGGGGGAAAACGCTGATCGTGGTAGCGCACCGGCTGTCCACCATCCGAAACGCCCATCAGATCCTGGTTGTGGACCGAGGAAAGATTGTAGGACGGGGGACGCAGTCCGAGCTTCTCCAGAATTGCCCGCTGTACAAAACCATGTGGGAAGAACATATCGGCGCTGCGGATTTCACGCAGGAGAGGAGCGAGGCGTTATGCTGAACATGATCAAACGGATTCTTAAAATTTCCGGCCGCCATCAGTCAAAAATTCTACTGGGCATCTTCCTGAACTTTTTAAAAAGCGTCTCCATGGCCATGATGCTGTTTGCCGTTTACGTGGTCGTGGATCACCTGAACGCATTGACTCCGCGGGTAATCTGGACCGCGGTGGGAATTCTGCTGGGGAGCGTTGCGGGACGGTTCCTGTTCCAGTGGCTGATGGATATCTGCATGAGCGCCAAAGGCTTTGACATGTTCCGGGATTACCGTCTGGCGATTGGAGAACGGATGCGCAAGGCCCCTTTGGGTTATTTCTCCGAGCAGCGCCTCGGCAGCATCCAGACGGTGCTGACTTCCACGGTAACGGAGCTGGAGCAGTATTCCATGCTGGCCGTCACCGACCTGACCGGCGGGGTTCTCATGACGCTGGTGATGATGATATTCTTCCTGTTTTACAACCCGATCTTTGCGCTGGTAACGCTGGCGGGACTCTGCGTCGGCATGCTGGTACTGCACATCATTCAGTCCGTAGCCAGCAAACAGACGCCCAGAGTCCTGGCGGCACAGGAAAACATGACCACACAGGTGCTGGAATATGTGCGCGGCATATCGGTGCTGCGCGCCTTTTCCCAAGCGGATGGAAGCGAGGGCGCGGTATATGAGTCCTTTGACCGCAAACGTCAGGCCGACCTGGACCAGGAATACGCGTCCCTCCCTCTTCTGAAAATTTATCAGGCGGTCTACAAAGTGACCGGCTGTGCGCTGATGTTCACGGCAGCCGCCTTATATCTGGCGGGCAGCATCACACTGACCTACTGCCTGATGTTTATTGTCAGCGCCTTCCTGGTCTACTCCGAAATGGAACAGATGGGCGACGGTGCGTTTCTTGCCCGGAAAATCACTACCGAATTGAACCGTCTGGAAGCTGTAACTGACATGCCGGAGATGGATAACAGTATACAGGTTTTGAAACCGCAAAACTTTGATATCGAACTTCGGAACGTCTCCTTCGGTTACGACGACCGCCGGATCATAAACGATGTTTCTTTGAAGGTTCCGCAGGGAACCACCTGCGCCATCGTTGGGCCGTCCGGCTCCGGAAAGACGACCCTGTGCAATCTGATTGCGAGATTCTGGGATGTGCAGGAGGGACAGGTATTGGTCGGCGGTCAGAGCGTAAAAGGCTATACGGTTGACAGCCTGATACGGTACATCAGCATGGTATTCCAGAACGTGTATTTATTCCACGATACCATCGAGAACAACATCCGCTTCGGCAATCCGGACGCTACCCACGAGCAAGTGTTGGAAGCGGCCGGACGCGCCCGGTGCCATGAGTTTATTTCCGCCCTGCCGCAGGGCTATGATACAATGGTCGGGGAAGGCGGTTCCACTTTGTCCGGCGGCGAAAAGCAGAGAATCTCCATAGCGCGTGCAATTCTGAAGGATGCTCCCATTATCATTCTGGATGAGGTCACCTCCAGCGTGGACCCGGAAAACGAATTCCAACTGCTGGCCGCGATCCGGGAGCTCACGAAAGGGAAAACTTTGATTTCCATTGCTCACCGGCTGACTACCGTGCGGGATGCGGATCAGATTCTGGTGGTGGAAGACGGACGGATTACCCAGCGCGGAACGCATACCGAACTGATGGCGCAGGAAGGCACCTACCGGAAATTCCTGAAAATGCGGTCGGAAGCAATCGGATGGGAGCTGGCCTGAGACCCAGTATTTTTCGGCTCTTGCTTTACGGCAGGAGCCGGTTTTTTGCGTTTCTTTCTGTCTATCCGGGATTCCTAATAACCATATTGACAAGCCACTAATGACTTGAATATTATGTATTAATCTTTCATGAAGGAGGTATTGCATTGAGCCTGAATCGTTATGTCAATGACGATTTTGATGCCGTCGAATCAGCATCAGATCGCGGCAACTGTAACGACAGCTGTGATAGCGGAAGTGCGAAAGCGTTGAAACGAATCCTTTCCTTACTGGATGATTTGAACAGTCAGGACTTGCGCATATTAGACGATATCATTGAGCGTCTGGTTTGCAGCCGCAAAAAATAAATATAGTCATTGTCTACTCCTAAGGATATAAATATTTGTCCCTGGTTTATCTGCCGCTCCTTAACCGGAGCGGCTTCGTGTATGTGAAAACCCCACGTTAGATCGTCGGCGCGGTTGGTGTGAACGGTGTGACCGAGATTCTCGCGGCACGCCAGTTGATTGCAATCCCTGCGGTCGGTCTTATGAAACATACATACCCCGGATACTGGTGTTACATCACGCCTACTCTCCGCGACGTAGAGGCAGTGTATGCGGCGGGAGCTGAAATTGTCGCGGTTGATGCGTGCAAGCTGCCAAAGCCCGGAAACGTGTCGGCCTTCTCACAGCTTCAATACGGTGTGTCCGCGGAACGCGGGTAGAGGATGCAAGCATCTGAATTCCCGATGGTCCACCAAAATAAAAGAGCACCCGCTGAGGGTGCTCTTTTATTTTGCCATGGGGGTGAGAATCCCTAAATTTTCTCCTTCGGAATAAACGATTGTTTTTTCTCCTGTGCGGTCGGTTTCGCGGTTTCCTGCGGCGCAGGCTGTACGGGCTGATTCGGCTGCCCGCCGTCCGCCGCCGGGACCGGCTGTTCCGCGGAAGGGGTCTGCCCGGTTTTAGCCGCTTCCACCGCCGACTGAATGGCCTGCGCCGTGGTGGATGGTTCGGAGATATGCTGGAGCGACACGCCCAGTTTGTCAAGCGTCAAAAACTTCAGCAGAGTGTCCATGACCGTGTTGCTTCCGCCGCCGTTGCTGCCGCCCGACGGCTGCCCGTCGTTTCCGCCCATGTTGACGACTGTTTTCGGGACAATATCCACTTTGGAGTTTTTGATCGCGTCGGTCAGTTTGTCGGCGACTTCCTGAATGACACGGTACTCCGCGCCGCCGTAAGCCCGTACCTGCGCGTCAATGGCCTGCGCCTTGGCAAGGCCGACGTTGGACTCCTTGGAAGCCTCGGCTTCGCCTTCCAGCCGCACTTTTGATGCGTTGGCTTTTGCCAGCGCGATGATCTGATTGGCTTCCTGTTCCGCCCTGCTCGCCATGGCGGCGCCGTTGTTGCCTTCAATCTCAATCTGGATTTTCGACTTGGTCAGGAAATTCTGCTGCTCGGCGACCGCCTGGGCCTCCCGCAGGGATTTTTCGCTTTCCGCCGCCGACTGCTGCTTTTGATAGGTGATTTTCTTTTCCTCCGCAATCTGGCGTTCACGCAGCTGCGTCAGGATGTTTTCAATCTGCACATCCGCATGGGAAGACCTCGGCGTACCGATGAGTACTTCCTCCAGCTGCAGGTTGTATTTCTGAAATTTATTGCGCATTTCGGTTACAGCGCGTTCACGGATGGCGCTGCGCTCCTGGATCAGCTCGATCAGGGTCTTGGTCTGCGCCACATCCTTAAAGTACGCGCTTACAAGCGGGTCAAGGGACTGGTTGACCAGCATGTTGATGTCGCCGAAGCGCTGGATGACCCACGGCGCCTGCTTGTAGTCGATATGCATGACGACGGAAAGCGGGAGCGAAGGCTCGAACGCATCCTTGGTGATGATATCGACCTCGGTCAGGTTCTCGTCGTATTTATGGTCCCCAACCTCTGATTTGTTCCATTTCAGAATGATATTGGTGGTGGGTACCAGCACCACGCGTCCGGCATCGGTGTTAAACGCATACTTTCCGGGCATCAGCGGCTTCTCCAGCACACCCTTGCAGCCAGCCTCCACCAGCTCGCCGTGCTTGTAATCCTCGCCCGTCGTGTCGACACCTTCCTTTCCGAAGAAGGAAACCACGACCCCGACAAATCCGATGGGGACCACCGTTTTCGGGCGGAATTCCACCGTAGCGAACAGGCGGTTGATGTAATAGGTGCCGTCCGTCAGCACCTGCAGCTGCTTGCCGCGGCGGCCGCCCAGCTCCAGAAACCGCTCCGGGTCCTGAAAGCTCGAGTGCCCTTCGCCCACGCTCGGCGCGATGATTTCGCCCTGCTCCAGCGGCATGCCGTCGTGCACGGTGACGATCCCCACGATATCGCTGGTATCGCTTGCGTTGGCCATGATGACCACCGGGCGGAACGCGTCGCGTTCCAGCAGCGTCTGCTGCATGCTGGCGATCTCCGCGCGTTCGCTGCGGGAATTGCCGATCGCCTTAATATCGCTCGGAGTAATCACAATGAACTGCGCCAGATTGATGGCGTATGTACCTTCTCTCAGAATCCCGCGCTGCGGTCCGCGCTGGCCGCCGTTCTGCAGAAAACCGCGCACGTCCTGAAAATTGTTGGCCTGCGCCACTACTTCTCCCAACGTCTGCGTCGGAGCAAGCGGCAGGCCGTCCCGCGCGAACAGATAGGCGATCTGGCCCTGTGGAACCGTAATGAGGGGGTATTTGTGGATTTTATACATCAGGGCGGATTTGAAGTGCATGCCTCCGCGCAGAAGGTCGGGCGCGTAGCCGGCCTCGCCGTGCAGGGCGATGATGGAATCCTTCAAAGAGCCTTTTCTGCTCCACCATTTTTCAACCACGGCGACCTCGTTGGAGCCAATAATCCGCAGGCCCAGAATTTTAAAAATCAAAAGATAGAGCACTGCGACGGCAATCAGAATATACAGCGGAATCAGAATAACGCCCATTCCCATTTCTCCTTTACCTGTTTCATGGATTGTGAAGCGCCCGCTCTCCGGGAGGGATGCGGTCGCCGTGCCAAAAAAACGGGGAAAAACGGAATCTCTTTCGTGTTTCGACCGTCAACAGCACATTACTAAATCTATGCTTCATTATATTCTACAATGACACGGATTTCAATAGAAGGACGGTAACAGGGAAATACCAGATTTTAGGGGGATTTTCTGCCGCCCCAGTGTCCCGGCCCCGCTTCCTGGATTCCCATTTGTATAAATTTACATAATATGTAAATTCTAATAAAAATCCCATATCAGGGAATGAGGGCTGATAACCATTTTTTTTGCAGCTTCGGAGAAAATATGTCAGCACTGTTTTGTTGTGCCCGTGGACCGAAAGGGCGCCTGATCCGGTTCAAAAAGTTTTTTTGGATGATTCTCAAAATTGAGGGTGTAGGCCACCAAGTGTGCTAAAGAGGTCGACGAAAATGCGTTTTTTTACAAAGTTG
Proteins encoded in this region:
- a CDS encoding ABC transporter ATP-binding protein, which produces MNEKQENPIRYLFRFVGEEKGKMTISVILATLGELFGMLPFLAAAMLANEVYAGTATVKSALLWAGGAALGIMMRTFLCTRSSAKSHRIAFTILRNIRRSIADKMRRVPLGVMLETPSGVYKTLMVDNVGKLEDSIAHIIPETPSQVAAMASCLILIFVLDWRMGLASLITLPLSVPFIFGMMRGYGEKMKTYLRSGNEMNAALVEYVGGIQVIKAFGRTGASFGKFSDAVDFFHDSTLDWWRQCWFWMAVVKAILPSTLLGSLPVGALLYMHGEITLPVFIACIVIPIGFIAPFMKLAFGSEQLTTIAANLKPIREFFATSEQTRPEERVTLRDNSYSFENVSFSYDASKEVLHGVSFRTQPGTMTAIVGPSGSGKSTIAKLMAGFWDATGGTVRYGGKDIQEIPFDQMMEEIGYVAQDNFLFDKSIRENIRIGNPKASDAEVEAAAKAANCHNFILQLPHGYDTRAGDAGDRLSGGERQRITIARAMLKKSSVVILDEATAYADPESEAQIQQAVGRLVRGKTLIVVAHRLSTIRNAHQILVVDRGKIVGRGTQSELLQNCPLYKTMWEEHIGAADFTQERSEALC
- a CDS encoding cysteine hydrolase family protein; the protein is MKKALIVVDYQKDFVNGSLGFPKAETLDEAIAAKIREYRSSGGDIIVTLDTHAENYLETQEGKNLPVVHCVRGTGGWDLFGETAKQIRETDRNFEKGTFGSLALAEYLKEQGYEQVELVGVVSNICVISNAVLAKAALPESLIVVDAACTGSSDDAMNEKALDVMDGLQIKIINRR
- a CDS encoding TetR/AcrR family transcriptional regulator is translated as MSSEQDLRVMKTLTFIRNSFIELMDEKGFRNLTVNDIADKARISRSTFYLHYADKYELLNKVTDEAISSILSLVEPEEHIVHGSLNYDGFRENLNAIFHSIEKDSLLYKLILNDNEHLGFCRKCEDVLKTKLEESFEGEIQVSRDLFFELMASFYISLARWWLNHDMKYSPSFLAKEMVNFLTVVPCNLIGVTTEDSGPPNISAQAAGDKTDVDRRTKPQNGTAGKMVIDSK
- a CDS encoding SPFH domain-containing protein, which encodes MGVILIPLYILIAVAVLYLLIFKILGLRIIGSNEVAVVEKWWSRKGSLKDSIIALHGEAGYAPDLLRGGMHFKSALMYKIHKYPLITVPQGQIAYLFARDGLPLAPTQTLGEVVAQANNFQDVRGFLQNGGQRGPQRGILREGTYAINLAQFIVITPSDIKAIGNSRSERAEIASMQQTLLERDAFRPVVIMANASDTSDIVGIVTVHDGMPLEQGEIIAPSVGEGHSSFQDPERFLELGGRRGKQLQVLTDGTYYINRLFATVEFRPKTVVPIGFVGVVVSFFGKEGVDTTGEDYKHGELVEAGCKGVLEKPLMPGKYAFNTDAGRVVLVPTTNIILKWNKSEVGDHKYDENLTEVDIITKDAFEPSLPLSVVMHIDYKQAPWVIQRFGDINMLVNQSLDPLVSAYFKDVAQTKTLIELIQERSAIRERAVTEMRNKFQKYNLQLEEVLIGTPRSSHADVQIENILTQLRERQIAEEKKITYQKQQSAAESEKSLREAQAVAEQQNFLTKSKIQIEIEGNNGAAMASRAEQEANQIIALAKANASKVRLEGEAEASKESNVGLAKAQAIDAQVRAYGGAEYRVIQEVADKLTDAIKNSKVDIVPKTVVNMGGNDGQPSGGSNGGGSNTVMDTLLKFLTLDKLGVSLQHISEPSTTAQAIQSAVEAAKTGQTPSAEQPVPAADGGQPNQPVQPAPQETAKPTAQEKKQSFIPKEKI
- a CDS encoding TetR/AcrR family transcriptional regulator, whose amino-acid sequence is MPKSKTESYPKIILAAKEEFLKKGFEQASLRDIAAKAGMSAAGLYRHFADKEALFAALVNPLLNQLDGVYDSIRKRDYEYLKTGSLDEMWRDSAEIRYFLDLIYGHFEEFKLLLCCSSGTKYENFIHDFVVLEQKETLEYMETARKKGIPVREIEPRELHLLLSAYATAIFEVVVHDFSKEEAAHYLLTLQAFFYPGWRAVLGL
- a CDS encoding ABC transporter ATP-binding protein, whose protein sequence is MLNMIKRILKISGRHQSKILLGIFLNFLKSVSMAMMLFAVYVVVDHLNALTPRVIWTAVGILLGSVAGRFLFQWLMDICMSAKGFDMFRDYRLAIGERMRKAPLGYFSEQRLGSIQTVLTSTVTELEQYSMLAVTDLTGGVLMTLVMMIFFLFYNPIFALVTLAGLCVGMLVLHIIQSVASKQTPRVLAAQENMTTQVLEYVRGISVLRAFSQADGSEGAVYESFDRKRQADLDQEYASLPLLKIYQAVYKVTGCALMFTAAALYLAGSITLTYCLMFIVSAFLVYSEMEQMGDGAFLARKITTELNRLEAVTDMPEMDNSIQVLKPQNFDIELRNVSFGYDDRRIINDVSLKVPQGTTCAIVGPSGSGKTTLCNLIARFWDVQEGQVLVGGQSVKGYTVDSLIRYISMVFQNVYLFHDTIENNIRFGNPDATHEQVLEAAGRARCHEFISALPQGYDTMVGEGGSTLSGGEKQRISIARAILKDAPIIILDEVTSSVDPENEFQLLAAIRELTKGKTLISIAHRLTTVRDADQILVVEDGRITQRGTHTELMAQEGTYRKFLKMRSEAIGWELA